TGCTATCGGTAGTGTTCAACGGATTATTACCGATAGTAAATTCGGTTGGATGAGTAGAAGATGTTAGTGTGGTAACTTGTGTTGAAGTCGGTTCTTCTGATGGGCTTTTGATTTTGATTGGACGGAGTACAGACTGTTCGGTATTGTGGGCAATGTCCTCATTCATTTCTCTAAGTTCATTTGAATGGGAAGATAGCGTGGTTCCTGGTTTAGATTCAGTTGAATTCACCAAATgggataaaatttcttttggtgCAGTTTTGGACTCTAATTCGGGTTGAGCTGTAGCCTTATAAACATCTACAAATGAGCCATTGTAAACACTGTTATCATCTTGTAACATTTCTTCTGAGCTATAGTGTATTGGTCTACCGAAAATCACAGCAGGAGGAACTAGTACATCACTGTGATTGGTTTCTTTAGGCTCATCGTTTGACGCATTTACGATCGTCAAATGTTCGAATTCTGTTTCTGGTGCGTCATGTGGTAGATGTTCTGAGTTGAATGATTTTGTTGGTTCTTTCTCTCTTTCGGTAGCAATATTCGCTTCAGTAGGCgattgctttttaatttgtgGTGGAACAGAAAATATGATGGAATCCGGATcttgagaaaaatcattttttaaaccatcTGGGTCGAAAGTCACTCCAGCAGGTTCCTCATCAGCAAACCCagcataaattatatcatcgttCTCGTGCTCAAAAACACCGTTGGGTTGTGTTTGGAGCTTTGGAGTCTTAGCCCCGTTTCCAAAAAGTAAGTCACCCAGGACATTGCTCTCAGTTCTGTCGTCATTGTCATTCAAGCTCACATTTGTCTCTAATTTATCATCAGTATATTCAGAAGTAGACAATGTCTTCATAGGAATACCATTAGAACTATTCGGTGAAACAGTCAAGCTTGGCGCATTTTCCAAACTATCTACTCGCTCACTAGCTTCAGACAGGTCGCCAAAAGTTGTTTCAGCAGATTTCACAGATGTCAAGTGAGTGACACCTTGACTGTTGTAGATCTCTATCGGCAATGGCGTTGGCAActcttctatttttattgttgtatcAAAACCATCTACTTTTGAGCTAGGTGAAAAAAAAGATGCTGTAGTATCAGAACTGACTGGTGTAAAAGTAGCGGAACTTGCGAAACCGCGCACAGCATCCGCCGTTGAATTTAAGCTTCTTTTAATAGTTGCGCTCTTTGGCGAGGCACTTACTCTTTGCTCATTGCTTACAGATGCGCTTTTTTCAACATCGGCAAAATCTACTGTTGCTAAACTAGCCTCAGCAATTGATTCATTTAGATTAGTATCTGAACCAAAATCAATCACGTTTACGGATGCGGTGTGTAGATTTTCAGACTGAGAATTTCCTTCTGCAACttcaatttcatttgatttcaaaGGAATGTACTCTTCATCCAAAGATTTTTGCAGCCCTGCTTTTTGCAACTCGCTTGTGGCAATTTCAGGTTTAGAATCATTCGTATTTGTGACAAAGTAGCCTCCGTAATCGATATCAGAAGGGCTGGTTCTTAAACTAGAACTAAACTTTGTTTCATGAGCTGTTGCAGTAGATGTATCACTTCCTGTACTTGGTGCATTAGAAgtatcttttatttctttttcagtggCAAAACTAGATGGCGCCATAGGTTGTGAACTGCTGGCATTCTCACTAAAAACCTTGTCTATATTCCCTTTGTTCTGTTCGATATCTTTATGAGTTGTAGTGGACGATTCTAAGCCACTCGGCACGGTGGGCTCTGTCAGTGGGTTTTCTTTTAGAGTGGAGGAACTAATTTCTGGAATGTCAGTTGTTATTGAATCATCTGTACTACAAATAGCAATgcctagaaaataaaaaaaagtttttttaattatgatactttctgattaaaatattaactgacaaaacacaattaatttttcaaatttgtttgaaatttttttttatgtaaaagggGAAAATTATACACCTTTACAGTCTCAAAGTAAACACTTAAACTTgcgttttttaatcatatttaaaaatattttattttacttagcaTTAAAATTAAGGATGAAGCGaatagtttaatcaaaattcaactgtgccaaattattttactttaacataTTATTCATATCATTAcatattattcatattactcatatcaattataaaaaatttctcaatgtaAACACTTAAACTtgcgttttttaattatatttgaaaatattttattttacttagcaTTAAAATTAGGGATGAAGCGaatagtttaatcaaaattcaactgtgccaaattattttactttaacataTTATTCATATCATTACCATTTTATTGGAATAATGCAAAGCTTTtggtttgaaaataaagaaaaaaaagatttgtctaatgcttaaatcaaatatatatttgaagtgATTATAAGACCAAATACGATGAAACGATTTAACAAAGCTGAGAGCACACAcccacataataaaaaaaaaaatattttccttgtgataagaaaaatctaaaagcaTTTCCtatcttcaaaaattcaattttatactcGCAGAAATTTGATTCCAGGATTCATTTCCtgttacaaaaaagaaaaaataggaaatacaTAAACACTCTTTCAGTATTGAGTATTTTTCTTAGTCGAAGGTATTAAATTACAACTGTAGGCCTTTAGTCTCAAaagaaaactattgaaataagAGCTAGCAAGTCTgggtaaaattttaagagaaacatatttttgatttcctACAAAGGCTAACCATTATAGTTAGATTTTATAAACAAGTACTGGAATTTAATAGTTACAATAACTATACCGGAATTTAATAGTTacaataactaaaaaatgtaatagttacaataactatttaaaaaaatgagtgctgatttgtttcattttaaatccaCGATTTAATTTGTAGcctgaaatttattaagtaaacacaattataaaaatgcttctttttatttaatcttatataaatttagattttgtttgttttttgactTTTGATAACGcgcttcaaaattttgcaaattttttgacataaaaaccaGTTTTAGACAAATCCCTATTTATTCaagtacatttaatatttatatataacgaGAGTTTCAGAAATGACAACagactgaaaaaagaaaaagaaaataagatcgAAATGTTTGGTGCGTTCtgcttaaaaaacaataatttatttattaaatatttttttagccaGATATGAAAATTAGTTAAAGT
The Parasteatoda tepidariorum isolate YZ-2023 chromosome 9, CAS_Ptep_4.0, whole genome shotgun sequence genome window above contains:
- the LOC107456559 gene encoding serine-rich adhesin for platelets isoform X2 — encoded protein: MTRIILLKFWLIFAWSGIAICSTDDSITTDIPEISSSTLKENPLTEPTVPSGLESSTTTHKDIEQNKGNIDKVFSENASSSQPMAPSSFATEKEIKDTSNAPSTGSDTSTATAHETKFSSSLRTSPSDIDYGGYFVTNTNDSKPEIATSELQKAGLQKSLDEEYIPLKSNEIEVAEGNSQSENLHTASVNVIDFGSDTNLNESIAEASLATVDFADVEKSASVSNEQRVSASPKSATIKRSLNSTADAVRGFASSATFTPVSSDTTASFFSPSSKVDGFDTTIKIEELPTPLPIEIYNSQGVTHLTSVKSAETTFGDLSEASERVDSLENAPSLTVSPNSSNGIPMKTLSTSEYTDDKLETNVSLNDNDDRTESNVLGDLLFGNGAKTPKLQTQPNGVFEHENDDIIYAGFADEEPAGVTFDPDGLKNDFSQDPDSIIFSVPPQIKKQSPTEANIATEREKEPTKSFNSEHLPHDAPETEFEHLTIVNASNDEPKETNHSDVLVPPAVIFGRPIHYSSEEMLQDDNSVYNGSFVDVYKATAQPELESKTAPKEILSHLVNSTESKPGTTLSSHSNELREMNEDIAHNTEQSVLRPIKIKSPSEEPTSTQVTTLTSSTHPTEFTIGNNPLNTTDSKESQSATTNLSSPIILPNPAPSTTEKLVGNLEISTAVVQPELVDSLFNKSLHPLDNNENGTLSSDNNSTIAGLAIKTSVSVTLPISIKQNSSLDASNSDADFNLKTGDSSATSLFNESRSSSESTSVPTTLVPSTSTTSVKIRRPSIRVPGRTDGPALRTRKPFMAPKPQSSSTAGPPVSIFKKERTRSNSITSSTTSTPFPQFSTIRVHYASRYPGMKPEEFSVSVEPITVPPTTTTEEPISEVPFTDTTFVPTLSREDDVMLVKVGGGITLERGLRWSDQLSNRHSPEFKEKATQIHLHLENLFRSSPIAPRLWRIQIDGFNGTKNSRSVEVDFILYLIKSPEKIAVEHLARVFHEKLSTNNTFARYRVDPNRTAFEMLQEEPLRQPTPSPEDQYEPPVPQWAIAVIVICAASLIFIVLFAAVTMYGRHHMRRRYGNKLNEEDLDRSSGEWESKMTAAYENMAADTIYEAEDLRGDTYKKSSYIMD
- the LOC107456559 gene encoding serine-rich adhesin for platelets isoform X1; this encodes MTRIILLKFWLIFAWSGIAICSTDDSITTDIPEISSSTLKENPLTEPTVPSGLESSTTTHKDIEQNKGNIDKVFSENASSSQPMAPSSFATEKEIKDTSNAPSTGSDTSTATAHETKFSSSLRTSPSDIDYGGYFVTNTNDSKPEIATSELQKAGLQKSLDEEYIPLKSNEIEVAEGNSQSENLHTASVNVIDFGSDTNLNESIAEASLATVDFADVEKSASVSNEQRVSASPKSATIKRSLNSTADAVRGFASSATFTPVSSDTTASFFSPSSKVDGFDTTIKIEELPTPLPIEIYNSQGVTHLTSVKSAETTFGDLSEASERVDSLENAPSLTVSPNSSNGIPMKTLSTSEYTDDKLETNVSLNDNDDRTESNVLGDLLFGNGAKTPKLQTQPNGVFEHENDDIIYAGFADEEPAGVTFDPDGLKNDFSQDPDSIIFSVPPQIKKQSPTEANIATEREKEPTKSFNSEHLPHDAPETEFEHLTIVNASNDEPKETNHSDVLVPPAVIFGRPIHYSSEEMLQDDNSVYNGSFVDVYKATAQPELESKTAPKEILSHLVNSTESKPGTTLSSHSNELREMNEDIAHNTEQSVLRPIKIKSPSEEPTSTQVTTLTSSTHPTEFTIGNNPLNTTDSKESQSATTNLSSPIILPNPAPSTTEKLVGNLEISTAVVQPELVDSLFNKSLHPLDNNENGTLSSDNNSTIAGLAIKTSVSVTLPISIKQNSSLDASNSDADFNLKTGDSSATSLFNESRSSSESTSVPTTLVPSTSTTSVKIRRPSIRVPGRTDGPALRTRKPFMAPKPQSSSTAGPPVSIFKKERTRSNSITSSTTSTPFPQFSTIRVHYASRYPGMKPEEFSVSVEPITVPPTTTTEEPISEVPFTDTTFVPTLSREDDVMLVKVGGGITLERGLRWSDQLSNRHSPEFKEKATQIHLHLENLFRSSPIAPRLWRIQIDGFNGTKNSRSVEVDFILYLIKSPEKIAVEHLARVFHEKLSTNNTFARYRVDPNRTAFEMLQEEPLRQPTPSPEDQYEPPVPQWAIAVIVICAASLIFIVLFAAVTMYGRHHMRRRYGNKLNEEDLDRSSGEWESKMTAAYENMAADTIYEAEDLRGDTYKKQNRIATFHGIPSTLKRCDSWSSGGWSTPPRRKKPPHVH